Proteins encoded together in one Polaribacter reichenbachii window:
- a CDS encoding LytR/AlgR family response regulator transcription factor: MKCIIIDDEPLALELLEDFISKIDFLELVASCSSGIEAMSALQTEQVDLIFTDIEMPDFSGIDFIKSLEPKPMFIFTTAYSHYAVEGFNLNAIDYLVKPIPFHRFLKAATRANNLLLSKSKPAAVEVQKETCDFIFVKSEYENIKINLSEIKYIESLKDYIKIYTNKEKPILTLSSLKSFEERLGKTNFLRVHKSYIVGLKHIYSVQRNRIIIDDKWIPIGLNYREDFIKKIDN; the protein is encoded by the coding sequence ATGAAATGTATTATTATAGATGATGAGCCTTTGGCATTAGAGTTATTAGAAGATTTTATTTCTAAAATCGATTTTTTAGAATTAGTGGCTTCTTGTTCTAGCGGAATTGAAGCAATGTCTGCTTTACAAACAGAACAAGTAGATCTTATTTTTACAGACATAGAAATGCCCGATTTTTCTGGTATTGATTTTATAAAATCATTAGAACCTAAACCTATGTTTATTTTTACAACAGCTTATTCTCATTATGCTGTAGAGGGTTTTAACTTAAATGCTATTGATTATTTGGTTAAGCCAATTCCTTTTCATCGATTTTTAAAAGCAGCTACAAGAGCCAATAATTTATTATTATCAAAAAGCAAACCTGCTGCTGTAGAAGTGCAAAAAGAAACTTGTGATTTTATTTTTGTAAAATCAGAATACGAGAACATAAAAATTAATTTATCAGAAATAAAATATATAGAATCTTTAAAAGATTATATTAAAATTTACACCAATAAAGAAAAACCAATTTTAACCTTAAGTAGCCTAAAAAGTTTTGAAGAAAGATTAGGAAAAACAAACTTTTTAAGAGTGCATAAATCTTATATAGTGGGTTTAAAACACATTTATTCTGTACAAAGAAATCGAATTATTATAGATGATAAATGGATACCAATTGGTTTAAATTATAGAGAAGATTTTATTAAAAAGATAGATAACTAA
- a CDS encoding sensor histidine kinase: MFKDYIPEKNDFENRLRSPKMDSPRFGFRPPIMIILFFVLSTSIKLVSEWYKAEKERALVASQKVTSELSFLKAQLNPHFLFNTLNSIYSLANKKSEDTTVAIVTLSELMRYMIYETNQEYISLTKEVEYIKNYISLHLLRLKDSSGVRVNVHGDLNYKIEPLLLISFIENAFKYGTNYKGDTNIRIKINVENDELNLYVFNACHITKVSDKNSGIGLENIKNRLNLLYPKQHLLEIKSEKKSFEINLTIKLKK; the protein is encoded by the coding sequence TTGTTTAAAGATTATATTCCAGAAAAAAATGATTTTGAAAATCGACTTCGATCTCCTAAAATGGACAGTCCAAGATTCGGATTTAGACCACCAATAATGATTATCTTATTTTTTGTTTTAAGTACTTCTATAAAACTAGTTTCTGAGTGGTACAAAGCAGAAAAAGAGAGAGCCTTAGTAGCATCGCAAAAAGTAACTTCTGAATTATCTTTTTTAAAAGCACAATTAAACCCGCATTTTTTATTCAATACTTTAAATAGTATTTATTCTTTGGCTAATAAAAAATCCGAAGACACCACCGTTGCTATTGTAACACTTTCAGAATTAATGAGATATATGATTTATGAAACCAATCAAGAATATATTTCATTAACAAAAGAAGTAGAATACATTAAGAATTACATTTCACTACATCTGTTAAGATTAAAAGATTCTAGTGGAGTTCGTGTTAATGTTCATGGAGATTTAAATTACAAAATTGAGCCATTATTGCTAATTTCTTTTATAGAAAATGCATTTAAATATGGCACAAATTATAAAGGTGATACCAATATTAGAATCAAAATAAATGTTGAAAATGATGAGCTAAATCTTTATGTTTTTAACGCTTGCCACATTACAAAAGTTAGTGATAAAAATTCTGGAATTGGTTTAGAAAACATTAAAAATCGATTGAATTTACTATACCCAAAACAACACCTGTTAGAGATAAAAAGTGAAAAAAAATCATTTGAAATCAATTTAACCATTAAGCTAAAAAAATAG
- a CDS encoding Kelch repeat-containing protein → MKKTIFTQKRSVIYFMAILISSTFFIGCSDDDDDDEYGNWVESSTFDGNSRANSVSFTIGNKGYLVTGYDGDDYLSDTWEYDSEGDYWIQRASFPGTARSGAVGFSIGTKGYIGTGYDGNDELKDFWAYDSTTDTWEQKADFGGSARYGAIGFAIGNSGYIGTGYDGSEQKDFWKYDVATDTWEQSVGFGGEKRQNASVFMINEVAYLGLGIHNGTYEEDFYKFDGTTWTRLTDLDDDDDDDDDYEILVSSAVAFSLDGLGYVSTGVYGSVTSTTYSYDPSTDTWDEIPDFEGTARQDASAFSFGSSAYVLMGRSGSYYFDDVWEFKPYELEDEDD, encoded by the coding sequence ATGAAAAAAACAATTTTTACACAAAAAAGAAGTGTCATATATTTTATGGCAATTCTAATTAGCTCTACATTTTTTATTGGATGTAGTGATGATGATGATGATGATGAATATGGAAACTGGGTAGAGAGTTCTACTTTTGATGGAAATTCTAGAGCAAATTCTGTTAGCTTTACAATTGGTAATAAAGGATATTTAGTAACAGGTTATGATGGTGACGATTATTTATCTGATACTTGGGAGTACGATTCTGAAGGAGATTATTGGATACAAAGAGCTTCTTTTCCTGGAACTGCAAGAAGTGGTGCTGTAGGTTTTTCTATTGGAACAAAAGGATATATTGGTACAGGTTACGATGGTAATGATGAGTTAAAAGATTTTTGGGCTTACGATTCTACCACAGATACTTGGGAACAAAAAGCAGATTTTGGTGGTTCTGCAAGATATGGTGCTATTGGTTTTGCCATTGGTAATTCTGGTTACATTGGTACTGGTTATGATGGTAGTGAGCAAAAGGATTTTTGGAAATATGATGTAGCTACAGACACGTGGGAACAATCTGTTGGTTTTGGTGGTGAAAAACGCCAGAATGCCTCTGTTTTTATGATTAATGAAGTTGCTTATTTAGGTTTAGGTATTCATAATGGAACTTACGAAGAAGATTTTTATAAGTTTGATGGTACAACTTGGACACGTTTAACTGATTTAGATGACGACGATGATGATGATGATGATTACGAAATTTTAGTAAGTTCTGCTGTTGCTTTTTCTTTAGATGGGTTAGGTTATGTTAGTACTGGTGTTTATGGCTCTGTAACTTCTACCACTTATTCTTACGATCCTTCTACAGATACTTGGGATGAAATTCCTGATTTTGAAGGTACAGCAAGACAAGACGCCTCTGCATTTTCTTTTGGCTCTTCTGCATATGTTTTAATGGGTAGAAGTGGTAGTTATTATTTTGATGATGTTTGGGAATTTAAACCTTATGAATTAGAAGATGAAGATGACTAA
- a CDS encoding DUF4270 family protein, with the protein MRYLIIGFLSIVYFSSCTTDGATYEVGSDFIENGIQIRVIDTFTVNTGTFKLDSLVTSGTSRILLGSIKDDDFGNTTAKSYLELVASTYSISNDAIYDSIGMILNYDTYYYGDTTKVQTYKLHRITETFEPEDSDDFYNESFLDYDSASLGETTFTPKPNKETDSLFIKMDDVLGEEIFNKIVDNDINNSDDFLQYFKGLAIVPDTSLNSHILGFSAYPSTSSEENSSMRLYYTIKDDDSEDNSYYVDFLISSATQQFNQIESDFSTSVLGNFTDGEDIKDSKDTNNATYIQSGVGIASRIEIPSIKKLLEFSNEATSLGATLTFSPLVGSYNSDYPLPESLLVYVVDHKNRILKQLTDINESAVYAYLNDNEDEFSQNTFYSVDLSGFVEEILLTESDLNYALMIMYETYNQNVSHMIIEDNPATDNPVKLTVKYLNY; encoded by the coding sequence ATGAGGTATTTAATTATAGGCTTTTTAAGTATTGTTTATTTCTCGTCTTGTACAACAGATGGAGCAACTTATGAAGTAGGAAGTGATTTTATTGAGAATGGTATACAGATTAGAGTTATAGATACTTTTACTGTTAATACAGGAACTTTTAAACTAGATTCTTTAGTAACATCTGGCACAAGTAGAATTTTATTGGGTAGTATTAAAGATGATGATTTTGGTAACACAACTGCTAAATCTTATCTAGAATTAGTTGCATCTACTTACTCAATAAGTAACGATGCTATTTACGATTCTATAGGTATGATTTTAAATTATGATACTTATTATTATGGCGATACTACTAAAGTACAAACCTATAAACTGCATAGAATTACAGAAACTTTTGAGCCAGAAGATAGTGACGATTTTTACAACGAATCTTTTTTAGATTATGATTCAGCATCTTTAGGTGAAACTACTTTTACTCCAAAACCAAATAAAGAAACAGATTCTCTTTTTATTAAGATGGATGATGTTTTAGGTGAAGAAATTTTTAATAAAATTGTAGATAATGATATTAATAATTCAGATGATTTTCTGCAATATTTTAAAGGATTAGCAATTGTACCAGACACTAGTTTAAATAGTCATATTCTTGGTTTTAGTGCTTATCCATCTACTTCATCCGAAGAAAATTCTAGTATGCGACTTTATTATACCATTAAGGATGATGATAGCGAAGACAATAGTTACTATGTAGATTTTTTAATATCTAGTGCAACACAACAGTTTAATCAAATAGAATCTGATTTTTCTACTTCTGTGCTCGGTAATTTTACAGATGGCGAAGATATAAAAGATAGTAAAGACACTAATAATGCTACTTATATTCAGTCTGGTGTTGGTATTGCATCAAGAATAGAAATTCCATCTATAAAAAAACTTTTAGAATTTTCTAATGAAGCAACTTCGTTAGGCGCAACTTTAACTTTTTCGCCATTAGTAGGTAGTTATAATAGTGATTATCCTTTACCAGAATCTTTATTGGTTTATGTGGTAGATCATAAAAATAGAATATTAAAACAACTTACAGATATTAATGAGAGTGCTGTTTATGCTTATTTAAATGATAATGAAGATGAATTTAGCCAAAACACTTTTTATTCTGTTGATTTAAGCGGATTTGTAGAAGAAATTTTACTAACCGAAAGCGATTTAAATTATGCATTAATGATTATGTACGAAACCTACAATCAAAATGTAAGTCATATGATTATTGAAGATAATCCTGCAACAGATAACCCAGTAAAATTAACCGTAAAATATTTAAACTATTAA